Below is a window of Anaerobacillus alkaliphilus DNA.
CTCATTTCCTCGCGCACAGCGATCGATGGATCATACATTAACTGTCCTTTTGCACCTGAATAAGCAAAGGTACGAGCAATCCCAATTGCCCCTATAGCGTCAAGCCTGTCCGCATCTTGAACAATCTTACCTTCTAACGACTCAACTGGCGTATTATTTCCACCCTTGTAAGACATCGTTTTAATAATTGCCACGATTTGTTCACGAATGTCTTTTTCCACATCATTCTTATACAACCAATCGTCTAATTCTGCTAACCTCTCTTCTTCATTCTCAAAAAGCTTATCATCAGCCACATCGTGAAGCAACGCGGTTAACTCACAAATAAAGATATCTGCTCCTTCGTGGGCAGCAATTTGCCTAGCCAGGCTTCTTACGCGGTGGATATGCCACCAATCATGTCCACTACTATCATTTTCTAATATGGATCTTACATATTGCTCTGCTTCTATTAATATCTTCAGTTCGTTCATCAGGAAAACACCTCATATTTTTATTTTCAAGCCCCAGCACTTACAAACCCAACTATGTCATACAACAAATAAACTTCTGAATTATAGTGATATTCTCAACAAAATTAGCATTTTTAGGTTCAGATATGCATGTGTACTCTAATAAAACGTAAATTTTTAAAAAAACTGTGACTGCCATCACAACAGGAATATCCACTCTATTTATAATGATTATATGTGGGAGAATTGTCAAATTGTAGTGGGATTGATTATGTAACATCTCTATTTTACCAAAAAAGTATGATTTAGGCTTTTTTCGTCACTTGGAAAAAACTTAAAAACTTTAATATAATTTTTAAACGCTAGGCTTTTAAATACCTAGCGTTCATTGTTACCTATAGAATGATTTAATAAGGAGATTTTTTATCCCTTCACTAACGTCACGACCCTTTGTTTAACTTCACTATGTTCATATTGATACTGTAATGAAGGAAGTTGACTTCTCCTTATAGTTTTATAATCTAGCGAAACCGTTACCTCTCGACAAAAAGGAAAAGCAGTAACAGACACAGTTTCTCGATCGAGCCAATGAGCTATTATTTTTTGATGGTTGTTATAAGGAAATACCTGTGAAAATCCTCGTCTGAACCAGGAAAACTCTTCTTCTTTGTTAACCCCTGGATCGTTCATACATAAGTACAAAGATAAATTATCACAAAACTGCAATAGGTCATAATGGAACTTTAAGCTAGCAAAATTCACACTTACATACTGACGTAACTTATTTTGTCGACGTCGTTCCTGACAAAGAAAATCTTGCCCTCTACCGTTAGTATAGTGCTCAAAAAATGAAGCGTAGTGAAGACTACAAATTAACCCAGCATACGGATCACATTCTGCTATGCGATTAATACCATTTACGTATGCCTCAAGCTTCGGTGTTAATGGGTAATCTACAAAAGAATACGGTAGTTTTGTCTCTTCATTTACTAGTGGATATTGATCTAATTCAATCCAACCGTTATCATGCTCATCAATAGCATAAATGACTGAGTCTTTGTATTTGTGCCCGATAAAATAATCATCTCTCCACAAACGTGCTAGCTCTCCACAAACTCTTGCATGCTCATGCTGCTCAAACAATAAGATTTCCCCATCTTTTTCTGTTACAACCACAACTCCCCACCTCAATTTTTGTACTCATGAATTACTATATACTATTTTACATTATTCAAAATTGTTTTAAAATTTCTATAATTTTCAACTTAAACACAGTAAAAATATTAATAAATTTTTTCAAGACGTTATTTCGCGTGATAATTATCACTGCCTCTCTAGAAGTTACAAAGTATGATTAGTACAGGTAAAGGAAACGATTACCTGTCGTTTCTAACAACAATATAGAGAAAAAATACAACTGGGTACTAGGAGGAAATCATCATGTTTTGTTATCAATGTGAACAAACGCCAACAGGTGGCTGTACAGTAATTGGGGTCTGTGGGAAAAACGAAGATATTGCTAGCTTACAAGACACAATCATCTTTGGACTAAAAGGGGTAGCTGCCTACGCTACACATGCTAGACAATTAGGCTATACAGATCCTGAAGTAGAAAAAATTACTCAGGAGGCACTATATTTAACACTAACGAACTCAAATTTTAACTTACAAGAACATATCGAAATGGCATTAAAAGTAGGTACGGCAACAGTAAGAATGATGGATTTATTAGACCGTGCTCATACAGAAAGATTAGGTATTCCTGAGCCAGTTCGTGTCTCTCAAAATAAAATTGAAGGTAAATGTATTGTTGTAACTGGACATAATTTATTTGCTTTGGAAGAGCTACTTATACAAACTGAAGGTAAAGGCATCAATATTTATACTCACTCAGAAATGCTGCCTGCCCATGGGTATCCTCATTTAAAGAAATATTCACACTTAAAAGGAAATATTGGGAAAGCATGGTTTGATCAAAGACGCTTATTCGAAAAATTTCCGGGGGCTATTTTGGCTACAACGAACTGTGTCATGCCAATTAAAGGTTCCTATGCTGATCGCTTTTTCTCATACGAAATTGCTGGTTTAGAAGGGGTAACTAAAATCCAAGGTGAAGACTTCTCTCCACTTATTGAGCGAGCGTTAGAGTTACCAGAAGCAAACATAGAATCAGACGAAACATTAGTGACTGGTTTCCATCATGAAACAGTCTTAGGGATTGCTCCTGAGATTATTGATGCAGTAAAAGCGGGTAAAATTAAGCGCTTCTTCGTTATTGCAGGCTGTGATGCTCCTGGAAAAGGTGGAGACTATTACCGAGAGTTAGCTACTTCACTACCACCTGAGACAGTTATATTAACCACTTCCTGTGGTAAGTTTAGATTTAATGATGTAGACTATGGAACTGTTCCTGGAACAGACATCCCACGGTATATTGACTTAGGCCAATGTAATAACTCTGGGTCAACAGTGAAAATTGCTATTGCGCTTGCTGAGGCGTTTGGCTGTGAAGTAAACGACCTACCAGTTAGCATCGTCTTATCCTGGTTTGAGCAAAAAGCTGTTGCTATCCTCTTGGGTTTATTCTCACTAGGAATTAAAGATATTCGTATCGGACCAAAACCACCAGAGTTCATTAGTGAAGGTGTTCTAAACGTACTTCAAGAAACATTTAACTTGCAGTTAATTGGTAACGCACAAGAAGACATGGCTACTATGTTGCAATTAACTACAACTAAATAATTCATTCATAAAGGTTCCCCCCTTTTGAATAGCAAAAACGAAGGCTAAGCCTTCGTTTTTATTTATTTCTTATTTCCGTTAAAGAAACAAACTAATCCTACAAAGAAGCCTAATAAAGCTCCACCAAGTACTTCCTCTGGTTGATGCCCAATACTTTCTTTTAATTCCTTCGTCTTGTTATCATGCGAAGAATCATTGTCTTGCCCGCTTAATTGGTCTATTCTTTTTTCAAGTTCATTTACCTTTATAGCGGTATCTCCTGCATGTCTTCGAACACCTTGAGCATCATACATGACAATTAACCCGAAGATGACAGATAATGCGAAATCTAATGAACGGGATCCAAGCTTCAAACCAACATATGTAGCTAGCGAGGTCACTCCTGCGGCATGGGAACTAGGCATACCACCAGACCCAACTAGTTGCCTCCAGTCCCATTTCCCTGTAATTATCCCGTTGATTGGAACCTTTAAAAATTGGGCAAGTCCGATCGAAACGATTGCTGCGATAATTCCTCTCATGTTTTTCCCCCCGATTTACTTCGTTAGTAGTGATAGCTTTTGTAACTACGTTTGGTCTTATTCAGTCATCTTCTTAACCTGTCTGTTATAACACAAAAAAATTCCCTACAAGGTTCCTTGTAGGGAATATCATTCATTCACTATTTTAGATTTTCCGTTTCACACTTTTCACACTCGTGAGTATAACAATCATGCATTTCACGTACTTCTTTTCCACAACATGAACATTGTTTCGGTGGTAAATTCCTAAAAAATTCGACTACAGATCCTAAAGTCATCGCTGCATTCCCCCTGTAAATATGATTGTCTTTTGTACTATAACATAATTGTACTACAACAATATCTGTATTACAACAACAAATCTTATTTTTTTTGGAAAATAGGCAATAAAAAAACATACCTTGGTTAGGTATGTTTCACTTGTCTATTATGATAACAATTGATCAATTTTTTGAACTAAATGAACAATTTCCGGTTTACTTACTTGAGCATCTGCACCTACACGCTCACCTTTGTGAAATAAATCTCCAGTAATTAGTGAACTAAAGATGACAACTGGAATGTCATTTAGGACTTTATGTTCTTTTATACGTTTTGTTAGATGATGCCCGTCCATCTTTGGCATCTCAATATCAGTAATAATCACATGCGGTAGTTCTGAGATTGTGTTCTTATTATTACCCAATTGTTCTAAGTAATCCCATGCTTGTCTCCCGTCTTCAAAGAAATGCAAGTTTTTATACCCTGCACTAGACAACGTATCTTCTAATAATTTTCGTAAGACAGGCGAATCTTCAGCAATAACAATTTTTTTATTTGAACGCTCACGAGGTCCTAATGCTTTCAATTGACCGACATTAATTCCTGACTCTGGACTTATATCAACAACGATCTTCTCATAATCAAGTAGCAAAATCATGTTCTCATCCATTTTTATAACACCAATTGTCGAGCCTTCAAGGCCTTGTGAAAGCTTTGTTGGTTTTTCAATTTGCTCCCATGAAATGCGATGAATTCTAGATACATTATGAACATGGAAAGCCACTTTCATTTTATTTAATTCTGCAACGATAATTTTATCTTGTTCTGGTCGCTCAGAAGCTGGAAATCCAATAACTTTTGCTAAGTCAATTACGGGTATTACTTCATCCCTTAGCCTAATAATTCCTTCTACATTTGGATGACCGTTAGGCATCTTTGTAACTGGTAGGGGGTTAATGATCTCCCTAACTTTCATTACATTAATACCAAATACGCCCTCTCCTATTGAAAAAACTATGACCTCTAGTTCATTTGTTCCACTCTCTAATAAAATTCCTTTATGATCGCTAGCCACCCTGATTTCCTCCTTAAGTATAAAACAGTTCTGTATCAAAGGGTTTATCGTTAAATAGTTTTACTTCCCCTGTATATGCATAGAGTACCATTAATTAATTAAATGTTCTAGAACAATCTTGAATTACTAGATCAATAGGTTAAATAAATTTTCATCTTTGTTTACTTCTATAAACTCAATTTCGTGTTCCTTCATTCGGACTATTAGATCATGATAGTCTTCGCTACGCTTGAGTTCAATCCCTACTAGAGCTGGACCATTATCTTTATTATTCTTCTTTGTATACTCAAAACGTATAATATCGTCATCAGGTCCTAAAACATCATCTAAAAACTCACGCAAAGCCCCTGCACGTTGTGGAAAGTTTATAATAAAATGATGTTGAAGCCCTTCATAGATTAACGATCGTTCTTTAATTTCTTGCATACGACCGATATCATTATTTCCACCACTTATGATACAAACAACATTTTTCCCTTTAATTTCATCTTGGTAAAATTGAAGAGCGGATATAGGTAATGCTCCTGCTGGTTCTGCTACAATCGCATTCTCGTTATATAATTCTAGTATTGTCGTGCATACTTTTCCTTCTGGGACAATAGCAATATCATCCAGTAAAGATTGACAAATGGCAAAGGGAAGCTCACCAACCTTTTTCACCGCTGCTCCATCCACAAACTTATCAATTTTCTTTAATGAGAGAACTTTACCTTTGGCAATTGAAGATTTCATTGCAGGTGCTCC
It encodes the following:
- the hcp gene encoding hydroxylamine reductase; protein product: MFCYQCEQTPTGGCTVIGVCGKNEDIASLQDTIIFGLKGVAAYATHARQLGYTDPEVEKITQEALYLTLTNSNFNLQEHIEMALKVGTATVRMMDLLDRAHTERLGIPEPVRVSQNKIEGKCIVVTGHNLFALEELLIQTEGKGINIYTHSEMLPAHGYPHLKKYSHLKGNIGKAWFDQRRLFEKFPGAILATTNCVMPIKGSYADRFFSYEIAGLEGVTKIQGEDFSPLIERALELPEANIESDETLVTGFHHETVLGIAPEIIDAVKAGKIKRFFVIAGCDAPGKGGDYYRELATSLPPETVILTTSCGKFRFNDVDYGTVPGTDIPRYIDLGQCNNSGSTVKIAIALAEAFGCEVNDLPVSIVLSWFEQKAVAILLGLFSLGIKDIRIGPKPPEFISEGVLNVLQETFNLQLIGNAQEDMATMLQLTTTK
- a CDS encoding chemotaxis protein, encoding MASDHKGILLESGTNELEVIVFSIGEGVFGINVMKVREIINPLPVTKMPNGHPNVEGIIRLRDEVIPVIDLAKVIGFPASERPEQDKIIVAELNKMKVAFHVHNVSRIHRISWEQIEKPTKLSQGLEGSTIGVIKMDENMILLLDYEKIVVDISPESGINVGQLKALGPRERSNKKIVIAEDSPVLRKLLEDTLSSAGYKNLHFFEDGRQAWDYLEQLGNNKNTISELPHVIITDIEMPKMDGHHLTKRIKEHKVLNDIPVVIFSSLITGDLFHKGERVGADAQVSKPEIVHLVQKIDQLLS
- a CDS encoding HD domain-containing protein; protein product: MNELKILIEAEQYVRSILENDSSGHDWWHIHRVRSLARQIAAHEGADIFICELTALLHDVADDKLFENEEERLAELDDWLYKNDVEKDIREQIVAIIKTMSYKGGNNTPVESLEGKIVQDADRLDAIGAIGIARTFAYSGAKGQLMYDPSIAVREEMSKEEYRKGQSTAINHFYEKLLKLKSLMNTEYGKQLAEERHQYLEGFLNKFLEEWNA
- a CDS encoding divergent PAP2 family protein — protein: MRGIIAAIVSIGLAQFLKVPINGIITGKWDWRQLVGSGGMPSSHAAGVTSLATYVGLKLGSRSLDFALSVIFGLIVMYDAQGVRRHAGDTAIKVNELEKRIDQLSGQDNDSSHDNKTKELKESIGHQPEEVLGGALLGFFVGLVCFFNGNKK
- the yhfH gene encoding protein YhfH, which produces MTLGSVVEFFRNLPPKQCSCCGKEVREMHDCYTHECEKCETENLK
- a CDS encoding DUF3891 family protein, yielding MVVTEKDGEILLFEQHEHARVCGELARLWRDDYFIGHKYKDSVIYAIDEHDNGWIELDQYPLVNEETKLPYSFVDYPLTPKLEAYVNGINRIAECDPYAGLICSLHYASFFEHYTNGRGQDFLCQERRRQNKLRQYVSVNFASLKFHYDLLQFCDNLSLYLCMNDPGVNKEEEFSWFRRGFSQVFPYNNHQKIIAHWLDRETVSVTAFPFCREVTVSLDYKTIRRSQLPSLQYQYEHSEVKQRVVTLVKG